One part of the Sneathia vaginalis genome encodes these proteins:
- a CDS encoding alanine/glycine:cation symporter family protein — translation MDFLNIVNAILYYPILIIILIASGLYFTFKTGVIQISLFKNAFSVITETPKKGEVSSFQALMVSTASRVGTGNIVGVSNAICIGGYGAIFWMWIIAIIGSSSAFIESTLAQIYKKKGKTNSYGGPSYYIQTGIGSRTLGLIFAISLILTYAVGFNMLASFNLQDSFRVYSFYNSTTTPWIIGLVLAILAGFCILGGGKRIIKATSILVPIMGIVFILVSLIIVLKNYYLFPIVMKKIFVDAFNFRAIFGGISSSCLVEGIKRGLYSNEAGMGSSPNAAASAKTSHPVKQGLVQMTSVFIDTLVICSATAFICLSSGISPDASIAGAKYVQLALATVFGFYGHIFVTFSLALFAFTTLLGNLYYVDSCIAYCLKKVPSKNFQIAYRILASIFIFLGCGMRMDFAWNLSDFLMGIMCLINIPTILYLSNIAFKALDDYKSQLKKGLDPVFIAKNIGLDDSKLDYWK, via the coding sequence AAATGCGATTTTATACTATCCCATATTAATAATCATATTGATTGCAAGTGGGCTATACTTTACATTTAAAACTGGGGTTATACAAATAAGCTTATTTAAAAATGCTTTCTCAGTTATAACAGAAACTCCAAAAAAAGGAGAAGTCTCATCATTTCAAGCTCTAATGGTTTCAACAGCCTCAAGAGTTGGTACAGGTAATATTGTTGGTGTTTCAAACGCAATATGTATAGGTGGATATGGTGCCATATTTTGGATGTGGATAATTGCCATAATAGGTTCATCTTCTGCGTTTATTGAATCTACACTAGCACAGATATACAAGAAGAAGGGAAAAACAAATTCATATGGTGGACCTTCATACTACATTCAAACTGGTATTGGAAGTAGAACATTAGGACTAATATTTGCCATAAGTTTAATACTAACATATGCAGTTGGATTTAATATGTTAGCTTCATTTAATTTACAAGATTCATTTAGAGTATATAGTTTCTACAATTCAACAACTACACCTTGGATAATAGGTTTAGTTCTTGCAATATTAGCAGGATTTTGCATATTAGGTGGAGGTAAGAGAATAATAAAAGCAACTAGTATACTTGTCCCAATAATGGGTATAGTATTTATACTTGTTTCACTAATTATTGTTCTAAAAAACTACTACCTTTTCCCTATAGTTATGAAAAAGATATTTGTAGATGCTTTTAACTTCCGTGCAATATTTGGTGGTATATCAAGTTCATGTTTAGTTGAAGGTATAAAAAGAGGACTATACTCTAATGAAGCAGGTATGGGATCTAGCCCTAACGCTGCAGCTAGTGCAAAGACTTCACACCCTGTAAAACAAGGTCTTGTTCAAATGACATCTGTATTTATTGATACTCTAGTTATTTGTTCAGCAACAGCCTTTATTTGTCTATCATCTGGTATAAGTCCTGATGCAAGTATTGCAGGTGCAAAATATGTTCAATTAGCTTTAGCAACAGTTTTTGGTTTTTATGGACATATATTCGTTACTTTCTCACTAGCACTATTTGCATTTACAACACTACTAGGTAATCTATACTATGTAGATTCTTGTATTGCATATTGTTTAAAAAAAGTTCCTTCAAAGAACTTCCAAATTGCATATAGAATACTTGCAAGTATATTTATCTTCCTTGGTTGTGGAATGAGAATGGATTTTGCATGGAATTTATCAGACTTTTTAATGGGTATTATGTGCTTAATTAATATACCTACTATACTATACTTATCTAATATTGCGTTTAAAGCATTAGATGACTATAAATCACAACTTAAAAAAGGTCTAGATCCAGTATTTATTGCAAAAAATATAGGGCTTGATGATAGTAAATTAGATTATTGGAAATAA
- the ilvA gene encoding threonine ammonia-lyase, which translates to MIKLKDIQNAYDKIQKSIKKTPLMECPTLDEITNSTVLLKLENLQRTGSFKVRGAMNKIMNLTEEEKSHGVIASSAGNHAQGVALGAKSIGINATIVMPETAPLSKVIATKNFGARVIQHGQYYDEAYNKALEIQEKENLVFLHPFNDDYVIAGQGTIGLEILNEVSDIDAIFVPVGGGGLLSGIAVAVKSINPNIKVYGVEANGAASMKESVSNKKIIQLKSCHTIADGIAVAKVGDKTFEIVQKYVDKIISVSEEEITSAILFLLEKSKVVAEGAGATSLAGLLSNQVDIKGKKVCCVISGGNIDINNVEKIINKAQILKGRRIEFTVKLSDSIGQVNNVTEILKEYKANILYLNQTRYDIDLDVNEQLLNIVIECRDEEHGIAILTALKDSGFKINRK; encoded by the coding sequence GTGATTAAGTTAAAAGATATACAAAATGCATATGATAAAATACAAAAAAGCATCAAAAAAACTCCATTAATGGAGTGTCCCACATTAGATGAAATTACTAATAGCACTGTCTTATTAAAACTAGAAAATCTTCAAAGAACTGGATCTTTCAAAGTACGTGGTGCTATGAATAAGATTATGAATCTAACTGAAGAAGAAAAAAGTCATGGTGTTATTGCATCATCAGCTGGTAACCATGCACAAGGTGTAGCCCTAGGTGCTAAATCAATAGGTATTAATGCTACAATAGTAATGCCTGAAACAGCACCCTTATCTAAAGTTATTGCTACAAAAAATTTTGGTGCACGTGTTATACAACATGGACAATACTATGATGAAGCCTACAACAAAGCCCTAGAAATACAAGAAAAAGAAAATTTAGTATTTTTACACCCCTTCAATGACGATTATGTTATTGCAGGTCAAGGTACAATAGGACTTGAAATATTAAATGAAGTTTCTGATATAGATGCAATATTTGTTCCTGTTGGTGGTGGTGGACTATTATCAGGTATAGCAGTTGCCGTAAAGAGTATAAATCCTAATATTAAGGTATATGGTGTAGAAGCAAATGGTGCTGCTTCTATGAAGGAATCAGTAAGTAATAAGAAGATAATACAATTAAAATCATGTCATACAATAGCAGACGGTATTGCCGTTGCAAAAGTTGGTGACAAAACATTTGAAATTGTTCAAAAATATGTGGACAAAATCATATCTGTTAGTGAAGAAGAAATAACTTCTGCAATACTATTCTTACTAGAAAAATCAAAAGTTGTAGCAGAAGGTGCAGGTGCTACATCACTAGCAGGTCTTCTATCAAATCAAGTTGATATTAAAGGTAAAAAGGTTTGTTGTGTAATTTCTGGTGGTAACATAGATATTAATAATGTAGAAAAGATAATTAATAAGGCACAAATACTTAAAGGAAGAAGAATAGAATTTACAGTAAAATTATCTGATTCTATAGGACAAGTTAATAATGTAACTGAAATATTAAAGGAATACAAGGCAAATATACTTTATTTAAATCAAACTAGATATGATATAGATCTTGATGTTAATGAACAATTATTGAATATTGTAATAGAATGCCGTGATGAAGAACACGGAATTGCAATTCTAACTGCCCTAAAAGACAGTGGATTTAAAATTAATAGAAAATAA
- a CDS encoding dicarboxylate/amino acid:cation symporter, whose translation MIMSKIKDKLIFKLLISVVLGMIIGQFSSTKNIILLETIKYILGQIIFFTIPLIILGFIAPAIAKLKNNAGKMLITMLSLSYLSSIGAAFFSMILGYSIIPYLSINSSVKGLRTLPEVFFKLDIPPIMPVMSALILAIFIGLAVVWTNSEIFTNILLDFNKIVLALVNRIVIPILPIFIFCTFASLAYEGSITKQLPVFIKIIGIIIICHFVWLSVLYAIGAIVSKKNPFDIIRNYIPAYLTAVGTMSSAATLPVALKCAKNTKVLKKDIIDFAIPLGSTTHLCGSVLTEVFFLMTVSRILYSKLPSLPTMIIFIILLGIFAVGAPGVPGGTVLASLGIIVSVLKFNDTGIALMLTIFALQDSFGTACNITGDGALALILQGIFENNQRVSN comes from the coding sequence ATGATTATGTCAAAAATAAAGGACAAACTAATTTTTAAACTTTTAATCAGTGTTGTTTTAGGTATGATAATTGGTCAATTCTCAAGCACTAAAAATATTATTCTACTTGAGACTATAAAATACATTTTAGGTCAAATCATATTCTTTACAATACCGTTAATAATACTTGGATTTATAGCTCCTGCTATAGCAAAGCTAAAAAATAATGCAGGTAAGATGTTAATTACTATGTTAAGTTTATCTTATCTATCATCAATTGGTGCAGCATTTTTTTCAATGATACTAGGGTATAGTATAATTCCATATTTATCAATAAACTCTAGTGTAAAAGGTTTAAGAACTTTACCAGAAGTATTTTTTAAACTAGACATACCACCAATTATGCCTGTAATGTCAGCTCTTATTCTGGCAATCTTCATTGGACTAGCTGTAGTATGGACTAATTCAGAAATTTTTACAAACATTCTACTAGACTTTAACAAAATAGTTTTAGCACTAGTTAATAGAATAGTAATACCAATTCTACCCATATTTATATTTTGTACATTTGCTAGTTTAGCATATGAGGGTAGTATTACAAAACAACTTCCAGTATTTATTAAAATAATAGGTATAATAATAATCTGCCATTTTGTATGGCTAAGTGTACTGTACGCAATAGGTGCTATTGTTTCTAAAAAAAATCCTTTTGATATTATACGAAACTATATCCCTGCTTACTTAACAGCAGTAGGTACTATGTCTTCTGCTGCTACATTACCAGTTGCACTAAAATGTGCTAAAAATACAAAGGTCTTAAAAAAAGATATAATTGACTTTGCAATACCACTGGGTTCAACAACACATCTTTGCGGTTCGGTTTTAACAGAGGTTTTCTTTTTGATGACAGTCTCAAGAATTCTTTATTCAAAATTGCCTAGTTTACCTACGATGATAATATTCATCATCTTACTTGGTATATTTGCAGTAGGTGCTCCTGGTGTACCTGGAGGTACAGTACTTGCATCACTAGGAATTATTGTATCAGTACTTAAATTTAATGATACAGGAATAGCTTTAATGCTTACAATATTTGCACTTCAAGACAGTTTTGGTACAGCATGTAACATCACTGGTGATGGTGCATTAGCATTAATTCTACAAGGAATATTTGAAAACAATCAAAGAGTGTCAAATTAA
- a CDS encoding phospho-sugar mutase, with protein MSYIEKYQEWLNHKNLDEDLRKQLEEIKGNDSEIKDRFYKELEFGTAGLRGKLGAGTNRMNRLVIARATRALAEVIIEEGEEAKKKGIVFAHDCRIMSPEFAREAALIMASAGIKTYLFEALRPTPELSFAVRYLKCTSGVNITASHNPKIYNGYKVYWTEGSQIKDRIANRVLDKIKQLDIFKDYKTLTFDEAVKSGMLTIIGEEVDRAYYENVKAQSLRTDDEIDKSLRIVYTPLNGAGYKAVKTVLAEKGYENVFVVKEQENPDGHFPTIAYPNPEFVEVFEYANKLCPKVNGDIIIATDPDSDRLAIEVVHKGKIIPINGNQAGVLLINYLLSTMSEKGTLPKNPVIVKSIVTGEMGRPICEKYGVEMINVLTGFKNICELSNRYAVTHEKTYVLGYEESVGYNVGTFVRDKDGVTSAVLFAEMAAYYKKHGKTLYDVLEDLFKEFGYYKEKGVSIVLEGEEGQKRIARMMKEFRNIYPKQILGVNVSETTDYETQVITNVKTGETKPVDNEKTNAFKVTYEDESWYTLRPSGTEPKIKLYIYVKDKDEKVSENKLKTFEKQVLEVINGIK; from the coding sequence ATGAGCTATATCGAAAAGTACCAAGAATGGTTAAATCACAAAAATTTAGATGAAGATTTAAGAAAACAATTAGAAGAAATTAAAGGAAATGATTCTGAAATCAAAGATAGATTTTATAAAGAACTAGAATTTGGTACAGCTGGATTAAGAGGTAAGTTAGGTGCTGGAACTAATAGAATGAATAGATTAGTTATAGCAAGAGCAACAAGAGCATTAGCAGAAGTAATTATTGAAGAAGGTGAAGAAGCAAAAAAGAAGGGTATAGTATTCGCACATGATTGTAGAATTATGTCACCAGAATTTGCAAGAGAAGCTGCTTTAATAATGGCAAGTGCAGGTATAAAGACATACCTATTTGAAGCATTAAGACCAACACCAGAATTATCATTTGCAGTAAGATACTTAAAATGTACATCAGGTGTTAATATTACTGCATCACATAATCCAAAAATATATAATGGGTATAAGGTTTATTGGACTGAAGGATCACAAATTAAAGATAGAATTGCAAATAGAGTACTAGATAAGATAAAACAACTAGATATATTTAAAGATTATAAGACACTAACATTTGATGAAGCTGTTAAGTCTGGTATGTTAACAATAATAGGTGAAGAAGTTGACAGAGCATATTATGAAAATGTTAAGGCACAATCACTAAGAACTGATGATGAAATAGATAAGAGCTTAAGAATTGTATATACACCACTAAATGGTGCAGGATACAAGGCAGTAAAAACAGTGTTAGCTGAAAAAGGTTATGAAAATGTATTTGTTGTAAAAGAACAAGAAAACCCAGATGGACATTTCCCAACAATTGCATATCCTAATCCAGAATTTGTAGAAGTATTTGAATATGCAAATAAATTATGTCCTAAAGTAAATGGAGATATAATAATAGCAACAGATCCAGATTCAGATAGATTAGCAATAGAAGTTGTTCACAAAGGTAAGATAATACCTATTAACGGTAACCAAGCAGGTGTACTATTAATTAATTACCTATTATCAACTATGAGTGAAAAAGGAACTTTACCAAAAAATCCAGTAATAGTTAAATCAATAGTTACAGGAGAAATGGGAAGACCTATATGTGAAAAATATGGTGTTGAAATGATAAATGTTCTAACAGGATTTAAAAATATCTGTGAATTATCAAATAGATATGCCGTAACACATGAAAAGACTTATGTACTAGGATATGAAGAAAGTGTTGGATACAATGTTGGTACATTCGTAAGAGATAAAGATGGTGTTACATCAGCTGTTCTATTTGCTGAAATGGCAGCATATTACAAGAAACATGGTAAGACACTATATGATGTATTAGAAGATTTATTTAAAGAATTCGGATACTATAAGGAAAAGGGAGTTTCTATTGTACTTGAAGGAGAAGAAGGACAAAAGAGAATCGCTAGAATGATGAAGGAATTCAGAAATATATATCCTAAGCAAATATTAGGCGTTAATGTAAGCGAAACTACTGACTATGAAACACAAGTTATCACAAATGTAAAAACTGGTGAAACTAAACCAGTTGATAATGAAAAGACAAATGCATTTAAGGTAACATACGAAGATGAAAGCTGGTATACATTAAGACCATCTGGAACTGAACCAAAAATCAAATTATACATTTATGTAAAAGATAAAGATGAAAAAGTTTCAGAAAATAAATTAAAGACATTTGAAAAACAAGTATTGGAAGTAATAAATGGAATTAAATAA
- a CDS encoding L,D-transpeptidase encodes MKRILFLIFLSVYTFSVEYKYIEKYEEPNKSNLEFEEGYNKYSPKFSHYVFTKRAVSVKKEPNNRSKTLLTVGGNKNIQIIAKVSTKHSKWYEVKINKIVGFVNEKSVLKREFNYEKAIEEIEKLEEFLYKDIDKIYFIDCYAPLSYSSGLKKDKYGNGSNQSITAYEVGTKDHYNLQDRTILSIDSEEKKGYNIKVQTYPELILNKKYKKNLKKLELDGKFITKYIFIDKKNQNIFALMKDNETGNFRVIINGLITTGKNSKYGFETPLGNFLVAISKPVMTYTSDIDTTKVIGDARYAIRFTGGAYLHGIPSLYEPKETRTQRKKITESKLGTYPLSHKCVRNKDEVVKILYEWLGVKSKNKAGHRVPIEPVIVIVR; translated from the coding sequence ATGAAAAGGATTTTATTTTTAATTTTTCTATCAGTTTATACCTTTTCTGTGGAGTATAAATATATAGAAAAATATGAAGAGCCTAATAAATCTAATTTAGAGTTCGAAGAAGGATATAATAAGTATTCACCAAAATTTTCGCATTATGTTTTTACTAAAAGAGCAGTAAGTGTAAAAAAAGAGCCTAATAATAGGTCTAAGACTCTACTTACAGTAGGTGGGAATAAGAATATACAAATTATTGCTAAAGTAAGTACAAAACATTCAAAATGGTATGAAGTAAAGATAAACAAAATAGTTGGTTTTGTTAATGAGAAAAGCGTTTTGAAGCGTGAATTTAATTATGAAAAAGCCATAGAAGAAATAGAAAAACTAGAAGAGTTTTTGTACAAAGATATTGATAAAATATATTTTATTGACTGTTATGCACCCTTGAGTTATTCTAGTGGTCTTAAAAAAGACAAGTATGGAAATGGTTCAAATCAGAGTATAACAGCATACGAAGTAGGTACAAAAGACCACTATAATTTACAAGATAGGACCATCTTATCTATTGATTCTGAAGAAAAAAAAGGGTATAATATTAAGGTGCAAACTTATCCAGAGCTAATTTTGAACAAAAAATATAAGAAAAACTTAAAAAAATTAGAGCTAGATGGTAAATTTATCACTAAATACATATTTATTGATAAAAAAAATCAAAATATTTTTGCACTTATGAAAGATAACGAAACAGGTAACTTTAGAGTAATAATTAATGGGTTAATTACGACTGGTAAAAATTCAAAATATGGATTTGAAACACCTTTAGGGAATTTCTTAGTTGCAATATCCAAACCAGTAATGACATATACATCAGATATTGATACTACTAAGGTTATAGGTGATGCAAGATATGCGATAAGATTTACAGGTGGAGCATATCTACATGGCATTCCATCCTTATACGAACCTAAGGAAACTAGAACTCAAAGAAAAAAGATAACAGAAAGTAAACTTGGTACCTATCCATTATCACATAAATGTGTGAGAAACAAGGATGAGGTAGTTAAGATTCTTTATGAGTGGCTAGGTGTAAAATCAAAGAATAAGGCTGGACATAGAGTGCCTATAGAACCTGTAATAGTTATTGTTAGATAA
- the smc gene encoding chromosome segregation protein SMC, producing MYLKGIEINGFKSFSNKVNLDFTKGITAIVGPNGSGKSNILDAVLWVLGEQSYKSIRAKDGQDVIFSGGKNKKARSSATVSLYIDNSDKYIDYDADDLVITRSINRNGENIYSLNGKRTRLKDINNLLMDTGIGKQAYSVIGQGKVERIISSSSVELRNIIDEAAGIKKAKVEKDLALKKFESVKNELEKIEFVEKDLEKRVEELKTQSTKARQYRAFTKKINTLKYMSYTYYTNQFKNEIEDFNVKKVNIEESIKKSEESIQEYTDKIQKNNDEKKIINARLNELLNSSDENNEKLKDLSDKQVELITKKANFTSEVNAKEKEKQKLIQDKEEVSKIVEENREKLVKSKADIDAKKENILDIEKILKSKTDKKLRIEEEIRGCEDNRKNYEVDKLKINMTTEDAKKRIKYAKSKLEQVTKEKEQADLKLKSLESTSFDEKEFNSLKEEYALKKEEYSKLNNERNAIHTKLEEIRTKYDVLNNSINNFKLMNNAIQFVCNKSKDDNLVYGPLVNMIEVDEKYHLAITTIAGYSLNDIVVENSEVARKYVDILKGNKVGVASFLPVQNLSKKNLNNGKYNFARNLVKNKTGNPKIDRVIEHVFSNAVIVDDLKEGIELSKTFKDRIVSLAGDVISSTGRITGGYITKKVDETLKRTSLLNTYKEEKESIEKRLNQKTNEILVVNKEVEKLNSLIDEKRTVYENYSHNKKSILREITTYSYEMNENNDFISQKEKDINENDKLIHDINMAIVVNDENEKTLKSQLETLQNTDVEKKKLESLRIDLAVENEKYNNILAKYNEVYAKLEKNNEEYRELADFLDKKEENYHNLEEELESIKGEIVEIQESDVKSKEEINRLTKENIDKSSEYKELIEQKSKCEIEQNTRKNEYGNLLDKIEKDNTELEKYTNMLSKLEEFSEDIKSNEEYEEDVDLLKVKMFERKISINEKSRQELGDVNLGSIKEYEEENARFEKMRNDKFDLLRAEESVLKLIDDIDGDIVYKFKNAIEEIGKNFTYMCRELLHGAKGVLKIQDEDNLIETGLELSVKYRNKPEQTLSLLSGGEKSMLAVAFIISIFMYKPSPFTFFDEVEAALDEQNTKKLVELLNKFTYSQFIMITHNKETMKGADRLYGVTMNKEVGESIIVSVDI from the coding sequence ATGTATTTAAAAGGTATAGAGATAAATGGGTTTAAATCATTTTCTAATAAGGTTAACCTTGACTTTACAAAAGGGATAACAGCTATAGTTGGACCTAATGGTAGTGGAAAGAGCAACATATTAGATGCCGTATTATGGGTTCTAGGTGAACAAAGCTACAAGTCTATACGTGCAAAAGATGGTCAAGATGTTATCTTTTCGGGTGGTAAAAACAAAAAAGCAAGATCTAGTGCTACTGTTAGTTTGTATATAGATAATTCAGATAAGTATATAGACTACGATGCTGATGATTTGGTGATAACAAGAAGTATAAATAGGAATGGTGAGAATATCTATAGTTTAAATGGTAAAAGAACTAGACTAAAAGATATTAATAATCTACTTATGGATACAGGAATAGGTAAGCAAGCTTATTCAGTAATAGGTCAAGGTAAGGTTGAGCGTATAATATCATCATCATCTGTTGAATTAAGAAATATTATTGATGAAGCAGCAGGTATAAAGAAGGCTAAAGTTGAAAAAGATTTAGCTTTAAAGAAATTTGAAAGTGTTAAAAATGAATTAGAAAAGATAGAGTTTGTAGAAAAAGACTTAGAAAAAAGAGTTGAAGAATTAAAAACTCAATCTACAAAGGCAAGACAGTATAGAGCGTTTACAAAAAAGATTAACACTTTAAAATATATGTCATATACTTACTATACTAATCAATTTAAAAATGAGATTGAAGACTTTAATGTAAAGAAAGTTAATATAGAAGAGAGTATAAAGAAGAGCGAAGAAAGTATACAGGAGTATACTGATAAAATACAAAAGAATAACGATGAAAAAAAGATAATAAATGCAAGATTAAATGAATTGCTTAATTCTAGTGATGAAAACAATGAAAAGCTTAAGGATTTAAGCGATAAGCAAGTTGAGTTAATTACTAAAAAAGCTAATTTCACATCTGAAGTTAATGCTAAAGAAAAAGAAAAGCAAAAACTTATACAAGACAAAGAGGAAGTTTCCAAAATTGTTGAGGAGAATAGAGAAAAATTAGTGAAAAGTAAGGCAGATATTGATGCGAAAAAAGAAAATATTTTAGATATAGAGAAAATATTGAAGTCTAAGACAGACAAAAAGCTTAGAATTGAAGAGGAAATAAGGGGGTGTGAGGATAATAGGAAGAATTACGAAGTAGACAAGTTAAAAATTAATATGACAACTGAGGATGCAAAAAAAAGAATAAAATATGCAAAATCTAAGTTAGAGCAAGTAACAAAAGAAAAAGAACAGGCTGATTTAAAATTAAAAAGCTTAGAATCTACCTCATTTGATGAGAAAGAATTTAATTCATTAAAAGAAGAGTATGCATTAAAAAAAGAAGAATATTCTAAGTTAAACAATGAAAGAAATGCAATACATACAAAGTTAGAAGAAATTAGAACAAAATATGATGTTTTGAATAATAGTATTAATAATTTTAAATTAATGAATAATGCTATACAATTTGTTTGTAATAAGTCAAAGGATGATAATTTAGTTTATGGACCCTTAGTCAACATGATAGAAGTAGATGAAAAATACCATTTAGCGATAACAACTATTGCAGGGTATAGTTTAAATGATATAGTAGTTGAAAATAGTGAGGTTGCACGTAAATATGTAGATATATTAAAGGGTAATAAGGTGGGTGTAGCATCATTTTTACCTGTACAAAATCTTTCTAAGAAGAACTTGAATAATGGAAAGTACAACTTTGCTAGAAATTTGGTGAAGAATAAGACGGGTAATCCTAAGATAGATAGGGTTATAGAGCACGTATTTTCTAATGCTGTAATAGTTGATGACTTAAAAGAGGGTATAGAATTATCTAAAACTTTTAAAGATAGAATAGTAAGTTTAGCTGGAGATGTAATATCATCTACTGGTAGAATAACTGGAGGATATATTACAAAAAAGGTAGACGAAACATTAAAAAGAACTAGTCTATTAAACACATACAAGGAAGAAAAAGAAAGTATAGAAAAAAGACTTAATCAAAAAACAAATGAAATACTTGTGGTTAATAAGGAAGTTGAAAAATTAAATTCATTAATAGATGAAAAAAGAACAGTCTATGAAAATTATTCACACAACAAAAAGTCAATATTAAGAGAAATTACTACATATAGCTATGAGATGAATGAAAACAATGACTTCATATCTCAAAAAGAAAAAGATATTAATGAAAATGATAAGTTAATACATGATATTAATATGGCTATTGTAGTAAATGATGAAAATGAAAAGACTTTAAAAAGTCAACTGGAAACATTACAAAATACAGATGTAGAGAAAAAGAAACTAGAAAGTTTAAGAATAGACTTAGCTGTTGAGAATGAGAAGTATAATAATATATTGGCAAAATACAATGAAGTTTATGCTAAGTTAGAGAAGAATAATGAAGAATATAGGGAATTAGCTGATTTTTTAGACAAGAAAGAAGAAAATTATCATAATCTTGAGGAAGAACTAGAAAGTATAAAGGGGGAAATAGTAGAAATCCAAGAAAGTGATGTAAAATCAAAAGAAGAGATTAATAGATTAACAAAAGAAAATATTGATAAGTCTAGTGAGTATAAGGAACTTATAGAGCAAAAGTCTAAATGTGAAATAGAGCAAAATACTAGAAAAAATGAATATGGGAATTTACTAGATAAAATAGAAAAGGATAATACTGAATTAGAAAAATATACTAATATGCTAAGTAAATTAGAAGAATTTAGTGAAGATATTAAATCTAATGAAGAGTATGAAGAAGATGTTGATTTATTAAAAGTTAAGATGTTTGAGAGAAAAATTAGCATAAATGAAAAATCAAGACAAGAATTAGGGGATGTTAATCTAGGATCAATAAAAGAATATGAAGAAGAAAATGCTAGATTTGAAAAAATGCGAAATGATAAATTTGACTTATTAAGAGCAGAAGAATCAGTATTAAAATTAATAGATGATATTGATGGTGATATAGTATACAAGTTTAAAAATGCTATAGAAGAAATAGGTAAAAACTTTACATATATGTGTCGTGAGTTATTACATGGTGCAAAAGGTGTGTTAAAAATACAAGATGAAGATAATCTTATAGAAACAGGGTTAGAATTGAGCGTGAAGTATAGGAATAAGCCTGAGCAAACATTGAGTTTGTTATCTGGTGGTGAAAAATCTATGCTAGCAGTTGCGTTTATAATCTCAATATTTATGTATAAGCCATCTCCATTTACTTTCTTTGATGAAGTAGAAGCTGCACTTGATGAGCAAAATACAAAAAAATTAGTTGAATTATTAAATAAGTTTACATACTCGCAATTTATTATGATTACACATAATAAGGAAACTATGAAAGGAGCAGATAGACTATACGGTGTTACAATGAATAAAGAAGTTGGAGAATCGATTATAGTGTCTGTTGATATATAA